The following coding sequences are from one Gossypium raimondii isolate GPD5lz chromosome 4, ASM2569854v1, whole genome shotgun sequence window:
- the LOC105779860 gene encoding uncharacterized protein LOC105779860 — protein sequence MDGNTTEAERWLTIAEKLLASRDLHGARTLAIRARELAPVPADQILAVTDTLMAAQSNPQDWYGILQLVPLTQSMEVVAGQYRKLAMFLNYGKNGLSFADQAFRLVSEAWNVLSNPSKKAIYDNELRFLQFGPVSQFGQQYHHHQQQQQHQQQPQLQQPQTQALFMQPPPPPKETQTLFMQQPPSAPPKETQTLFMQPPAPPPPKETQTLFMQPPAPSPPKETQTLFMQPPAPPPPKETQTQTLFMQPPAPPPPKETQTQTLFMQSPPKETQTQVTQPLFAIRSPTNNNKDGNAALEGGGQLGLNNNPPEPTRPAESTWARQMNQTGLAGPSQINQSGSVSSSHISRPEPTRTSQVNRPEPTQSSQVNQPEPTRTSQVNQIGVASSRELNRTESIRTVEINQTAPPPPPPAENTRTYPNGVTGKTDSTRPSQATESEGPTFWTACPYCYVLYEYPRVYEDCTLRCQTKSCRRAYHAVVIQSPPVNGKDTHFYCWGFFPIGISRNGKNKGGNFPGWSPISNMFACPIDKIAGKQKTATKPAPRVYYDDNDAYVEILDSSGPSDEDDDDDEWQKDERKKKKAKSAKGKGSAGRKPKKPQSERVNKGSNEQVSDNHSGNLNGAPIAPEGKPTAESSRRGVANSGRKQMVRGAKNLGKLDLNVEFSNEVEEPVPRRSEGNHAGYGEEDNMEGNGFFEGLDEFLSSLPILSAVGDDKVKAT from the coding sequence ATGGACGGTAACACTACTGAAGCGGAACGTTGGCTCACCATAGCTGAGAAGCTATTGGCGTCACGTGACTTGCACGGGGCTAGGACGTTGGCGATCCGAGCACGGGAACTGGCTCCGGTGCCGGCTGACCAGATACTGGCTGTGACCGACACTCTCATGGCTGCGCAATCAAACCCTCAAGATTGGTACGGGATATTACAACTCGTGCCGTTAACTCAGTCTATGGAAGTGGTGGCGGGTCAGTACAGGAAACTGGCTATGTTCTTGAATTATGGGAAGAACGGTCTTTCTTTTGCAGATCAGGCCTTTCGGTTGGTTTCTGAAGCTTGGAATGTGTTGTCTAACCCTTCTAAGAAAGCCATTTATGATAACGAGTTGAGGTTTCTTCAGTTTGGCCCGGTGAGTCAGTTCGGTCAACAGTATCACCACcatcagcagcagcagcagcatcAGCAACAACCGCAACTTCAGCAGCCGCAAACACAGGCGTTGTTTATGCAACCGCCGCCGCCTCCGAAAGAGACGCAGACGCTGTTTATGCAACAGCCACCGTCTGCGCCTCCGAAAGAGACGCAAACGCTGTTTATGCAACCGCCGGCTCCTCCGCCTCCTAAGGAAACGCAGACGTTGTTTATGCAGCCGCCGGCTCCTTCGCCTCCGAAGGAAACGCAAACGCTGTTTATGCAACCACCGGCACCTCCGCCTCCGAAAGAAACGCAAACGCAAACGCTGTTTATGCAACCACCGGCGCCTCCGCCTCCGAAAGAAACGCAAACGCAAACGCTGTTTATGCAATCGCCGCCGAAAGAAACGCAAACGCAAGTTACACAACCGCTATTTGCGATTAGAAGCCCTACGaataataataaagatggaAATGCTGCATTAGAAGGGGGAGGGCAGTTGGGTTTAAATAATAATCCGCCGGAGCCGACTCGCCCGGCTGAGTCAACTTGGGCAAGGCAGATGAATCAGACAGGTTTAGCTGGGCCGAGTCAGATTAATCAGTCAGGATCAGTTAGTTCGAGCCACATTAGTCGGCCAGAGCCTACACGGACAAGCCAGGTTAATCGGCCGGAGCCTACGCAATCGAGCCAGGTTAATCAGCCCGAGCCAACCCGGACCAGCCAGGTTAATCAGATAGGAGTTGCTAGCTCGAGGGAATTGAATCGGACCGAGTCGATTCGGACAGTTGAGATTAATCAGACAGCTCCGCCTCCTCCTCCTCCGGCGGAGAATACTCGAACATATCCCAATGGTGTGACTGGGAAGACCGATTCCACTCGGCCTAGTCAAGCTACTGAGTCAGAGGGACCGACTTTCTGGACAGCTTGTCCGTACTGTTACGTTCTCTACGAGTATCCCAGGGTGTACGAAGATTGTACGCTGAGGTGTCAGACTAAGAGTTGCCGGCGAGCTTACCATGCAGTTGTGATACAGTCGCCGCCGGTGAACGGAAAGGACACTCATTTCTACTGTTGGGGTTTTTTCCCAATAGGGATTTCGAGGAATGGTAAGAATAAGGGCGGTAATTTCCCCGGTTGGTCCCCTATTTCCAACATGTTTGCTTGTCCCATCGACAAGATTGCTGGAAAACAAAAGACTGCCACAAAACCTGCTCCAAGAGTGTATTACGATGACAATGATGCATACGTAGAGATTCTTGATTCAAGTGGACCTTCAGACGAGGATGATGACGACGACGAATGGCAGAAAGatgagaggaagaagaagaaggcaaAGAGTGCCAAAGGGAAAGGATCTGCTGGGAGAAAACCTAAGAAACCACAGAGTGAGAGAGTGAATAAAGGGAGCAACGAGCAAGTTAGTGATAATCACAGTGGGAATTTAAACGGTGCTCCGATAGCACCCGAGGGAAAGCCAACTGCTGAATCAAGCAGAAGGGGGGTCGCAAATAGTGGGAGGAAACAAATGGTGAGAGGAGCAAAGAATCTGGGGAAGTTGGATTTGAATGTGGAGTTCAGTAACGAAGTGGAAGAGCCGGTACCAAGGAGGAGTGAGGGGAACCATGCTGGATACGGTGAAGAGGATAACATGGAAGGGAACGGATTTTTTGAGGGTCTTGATGAGTTTTTAAGTAGCTTGCCTATACTCTCAGCTGTTGGGGATGATAAAGTTAAGGCTACTTAG
- the LOC105780051 gene encoding protein PELPK1 — MSSNTVLVGAAPFGDICAEIPKPELHDMPSFPKLKFQIPNAPKLSKSEAPKVPELPKPEFPKVPEVPKPELPKAPKLPKPELPKVPELPKPELPKVPELPKPELPKPELPKAPELPKPESPKVPELSKSELPKVPEVPKPELPKAPELPTIPEVPKPELPKATELPKPELPKVPEVPKPELPKAPELPKPQLPKIPELTKPELPKVPEVPKPELPKTPELPKPELPKVPELPNMPKPEEPKVPELPKPELPKLPNLPKPETPKQELP, encoded by the exons ATGAGTAGCAACACAGTCTTGGTTGGCGCCGCGCCTTTTGGAGACATCTGTGCGGAGATTCCTAAACCCGAGTTGCACGACATGCCGTCATTCCCAAAG TTAAAGTTCCAGATTCCCAATGCTCCTAAATTGTCAAAATCTGAAGCACCAAAAGTTCCGGAGTTACCAAAGCCAGAATTTCCTAAAGTTCCTGAAGTGCCCAAGCCTGAATTACCCAAAGCTCCCAAGTTGCCAAAACCTGAATTACCAAAAGTTCCTGAGTTACCAAAGCCAGAATTGCCTAAAGTTCCCGAGTTACCTAAGCCAGAATTGCCCAAGCCTGAATTACCCAAAGCTCCCGAGTTGCCAAAACCTGAATCACCAAAAGTTCCTGAGTTATCAAAGTCAGAATTGCCTAAAGTTCCTGAGGTGCCTAAGCCAGAATTGCCCAAAGCTCCTGAATTGCCAACAATTCCTGAGGTACCAAAACCAGAATTGCCCAAAGCGACTGAGTTGCCAAAACCTGAATTACCAAAAGTTCCTGAGGTGCCTAAGCCAGAATTGCCAAAAGCTCCTGAATTACCAAAACCTCAATTACCTAAAATTCCCGAGTTAACAAAACCAGAATTGCCTAAAGTTCCAGAGGTACCGAAACCAGAATTGCCCAAAACTCCTGAGTTGCCAAAACCTGAATTACCTAAAGTTCCTGAATTGCCTAACATGCCGAAACCCGAAGAACCCAAAGTTCCAGAGCTACCCAAACCAGAACTACCTAAGTTACCCAATCTACCAAAGCCAGAAACACCTAAACAAGAATTGCCTTAA